A stretch of the Aegilops tauschii subsp. strangulata cultivar AL8/78 chromosome 4, Aet v6.0, whole genome shotgun sequence genome encodes the following:
- the LOC109757011 gene encoding anthocyanidin 3-O-glucoside 6''-O-acyltransferase-like translates to MAPAQQASPPPILSVLDTTLVAPSPSAGAAPPESSLPLTFFDVFWLNLPPVERVFFYRLAADADVPAILSNLKTSLSQALHAYYPLAGRLRLTPGTADRYEVYYQPGDGVTFTVAEYRDDVDVDELAIDQPREIIRIAPLAPPLPKGGAVLALQATVMRRGLAIGMAVHHAACDGATSTRFLHTWAAASTGAVGPPPPVIDRTLVKDPTGLYDVFVKAKPTAGEMDRVKTWEHRLLATFTLSKEEIQRVKDVVASEAGRRGATPPRCSSLVATFGFMWSCHQRTKDTGSTGADPTYLLFPVDHRSRMKPPVPEEYLGNCVGIATHAAPMDQLAAAGGLFIACTAVAAAIDEAVRGIGSPETVALWMHRVREAGVAGMWTVAGSPRFRVYEVDFGFGRPAKVEIVSVARTGAMAVAEGRSGRGGIEVGISLPAAGMQSFQMCFQDAIDWLHQ, encoded by the coding sequence ATGGCGCCAGCGCAGCAAGCCTCGCCACCCCCGATTCTCAGCGTCCTCGACACCACTCTCGTAGCGCCCTCGCCcagcgccggcgccgccccgccggagtccTCCCTCCCGCTCACCTTCTTCGACGTCTTCTGGCTTAACCTCCCACCCGTCGAGCGCGTCTTCTTCTACCGCCTCGCCGCCGACGCCGAcgtccccgccatcctctccaaCCTCAAGACCTCGCTGTCCCAGGCCCTCCACGCCTACTACCCGCTTGCCGGCCGCCTCCGCCTCACGCCCGGGACGGCTGACCGCTACGAGGTCTACTACCAGCCTGGCGACGGTGTCACCTTCACCGTCGCCGAGTACCGTGATGATGTTGACGTCGATGAGCTGGCCATCGACCAGCCGAGGGAGATCATCAGGATCGCGCCGCTCGCACCGCCACTCCCCAAGGGCGGCGCGGTGCTCGCGCTGCAGGCCACCGTGATGCGCCGTGGCCTCGCCATCGGCATGGCCGTGCACCACGCCGCCTGCGACGGGGCGACCTCCACGCGCTTCCTGCACACCTGGGCGGCGGCCAGCACCGGCGCCGTCGGCCCACCACCCCCTGTCATCGACAGAACCCTCGTAAAGGACCCAACGGGTCTCTACGACGTCTTCGTGAAAGCCAAGCCGACCGCCGGCGAGATGGACCGCGTCAAGACGTGGGAGCACCGACTCCTCGCCACGTTCACACTGTCCAAGGAAGAGATACAACGCGTCAAGGACGTGGTAGCCAGCGAGGCCGGGCGGCGAGGCGCTACGCCGCCGCGATGCTCCTCGTTGGTGGCCACCTTCGGCTTCATGTGGTCATGCCACCAGCGAACTAAAGATACAGGAAGCACCGGCGCAGACCCGACATACTTGCTCTTCCCCGTCGACCACCGCTCACGGATGAAGCCTCCCGTCCCGGAGGAGTACCTCGGCAACTGCGTCGGCATCGCCACGCATGCCGCACCCATGGACCAGCTCGCGGCAGCCGGCGGCCTCTTCATCGCGTGCACGGCGGTAGCTGCGGCGATCGACGAAGCGGTGCGCGGAATCGGCTCACCTGAGACAGTTGCGTTGTGGATGCATCGGGTCAGGGAGGCTGGCGTCGCCGGCATGTGGACGGTGGCCGGGTCGCCGAGGTTCCGCGTGTACGAGGTGGACTTTGGGTTCGGGCGGCCGGCCAAGGTGGAGATCGTGTCCGTGGCGAGAACCGGCGCCATGGCGGTGGCAGAGGGCCGGAGCGGCCGCGGCGGCATCGAGGTGGGCATCTCTCTGCCGGCGGCCGGCATGCAGAGCTTTCAAATGTGCTTCCAAGATGCCATTGACTGGCTTCACCAGTAA